The following are encoded in a window of Castanea sativa cultivar Marrone di Chiusa Pesio chromosome 5, ASM4071231v1 genomic DNA:
- the LOC142635858 gene encoding protein FLX-like 3, translated as MAGRNRGPREAFNDRRGYPPEGPFIRGPPMPRPPPHPALLEEELEMQHTEIRRLLGDNRRLVEDRMALHRELGATKEELHRMNLIIADIRAEQEMRSRELREKTMKLEADLRATEPLKTEAVQLRSEVQKLNSLRQELSGKVQSLTHDLSKLQADNQHIPHLRVEIDGLHQEVMHTRAALDYEKKANIELMEQRQTMEKNLVSMAREVEKLRAELANADSRPWGAGGPYGMKFSSPDGVFPTPYGDGYGAHLGAADKGPLYGPGPAAWGGPEKPRMTRR; from the exons ATGGCAGGAAGAAACCGTGGTCCCCGTGAAGCATTTAATGACCGTCGTGGTTACCCACCTGAAGGACCTTTCATCCGGGGTCCTCCAATGCCGAGGCCTCCTCCTCATCCTGCTTTATTGGAGGAAGAGCTTGAAATGCAGCACACTGAGATTCGAAGGCTCTTGGGTGATAATCGAAGGCTGGTTGAAGACCGTATGGCACTGCATCGTGAACTTGGCGCTACCAAGGAGGAACTTCACCGCATGAATCTCATCATTGCTGACATTCGTGCAGAACAAGAAATGCGCTCTAGGGAGCTTCGGGAGAAAACCATGAAGCTTGAGGCTGATCTTCGAGCTACTGAACCATTAAAAACTGAGGCTGTACAACTTCGCTCAGAAGTTCAAAAGCTGAATAGCCTTAGGCAGGAGCTTTCAGGGAAAGTTCAGAGCCTTACGCACGACCTTTCAAAATTGCAAGCTGATAATCAACATATTCCTCATTTAAGGGTAGAGATTGATGGGCTGCACCAGGAGGTTATGCATACTAG AGCTGCGCTTGATTATGAAAAAAAGGCAAACATTGAGCTGATGGAACAGAGACAGACAATGGAGAAGAACTTGGTTTCCATGGCCCGTGAAGTTGAGAAGCTACGTGCAGAACTTGCAAATGCTGATAGTAGGCCATGGGGTGCTG GTGGACCATATGGGATGAAATTTAGCAGCCCAGACGGCGTTTTCCCAACTCCTTATGGGGATGGATATGGAGCTCATCTG GGTGCCGCTGACAAGGGTCCTCTGTATGGTCCGGGTCCAGCTGCATGGGGAGGACCTGAGAAGCCTCGCATGACTCGTCGTTGA